A genomic window from Arvicola amphibius chromosome 5, mArvAmp1.2, whole genome shotgun sequence includes:
- the Mrps26 gene encoding 28S ribosomal protein S26, mitochondrial — translation MLCALKRLAPRPGCQPSTVLVLPARGRKTRHDPPAKSKVGRVKMPPAVDPAEFFVLTERYRHYRQTVGALRQEFASEVRRKAYEARSGVLAERKVREAAAEHRALMAWNQEENRRLQQLRIARLQLEARDQELRQAEDQAQRAREKQAWVQLKEQEVLQLQEEAKNFITRENLEARIEEALDSPKNYNWAISRDGQVVRN, via the exons ATGTTGTGCGCCCTGAAGCGCCTGGCCCCGCGGCCCGGGTGCCAGCCCTCGACCGTGCTGGTCCTGCCCGCGCGCGGCCGCAAAACCCGCCACGACCCGCCTGCCAAGTCCAAGGTTGGGCGCGTGAAGATGCCGCCCGCAGTGGACCCCGCGGAATTCTTCGTGTTGACCGAGCGCTATCGGCACTACCGGCAGACCGTGGGCGCGCTCAG GCAAGAGTTCGCGTCGGAAGTGCGCCGGAAGGCGTACGAGGCCCGGTCCGGGGTCCTGGCTGAGCGCAAGGTGAGGGAGGCCGCGGCGGAGCACCGGGCGCTCATGGCCTGGAACCAGGAGGAGAACCGGAGGCTGCAGCAGCTAAG GATAGCTAGGTTGCAGCTGGAAGCACGGGACCAGGAGCTGCGACAGGCCGAGGACCAGGCCCAGCGGGCCCGGGAAAAACAGGCCTGGGTGCAACTGAAAGAGCAAGAAGTGCTCCAGCTGCAG GAAGAGGCCAAAAACTTCATCACCCGCGAGAACCTGGAGGCACGGATAGAAGAAGCGCTGGACTCCCCGAAGAACTACAACTGGGCCATCTCCAGAGACGGGCAGGTGGTCAGGAACTGA